A genomic region of Azoarcus sp. KH32C contains the following coding sequences:
- a CDS encoding H-NS family nucleoid-associated regulatory protein → MTENLSGYSLPQLKQLRVRIEKEIAKQELAGKASVLKKLQKLARAHGMTLDEVLGATAQVKPVKAVSKAPAVPKAPVPVKYRHPSKQDLAWSGRGRRPQWVETWLSNGGALDALMISAQKFEKKLQRKADASKSAPKVVAAVSQDAGETEAAATTE, encoded by the coding sequence ATGACCGAAAATCTCAGCGGCTACAGCCTTCCTCAATTGAAGCAACTTCGCGTCCGCATCGAAAAGGAAATCGCGAAACAGGAGTTAGCGGGCAAGGCATCCGTTCTAAAGAAGCTGCAGAAGTTGGCGAGAGCGCACGGCATGACTCTTGATGAAGTGCTCGGTGCCACCGCCCAGGTGAAACCTGTTAAAGCGGTGTCGAAAGCACCCGCCGTCCCGAAGGCTCCAGTACCGGTGAAGTACCGGCATCCCTCGAAACAGGACCTAGCATGGTCCGGGCGTGGCCGCAGACCGCAATGGGTTGAAACATGGCTGTCCAATGGCGGCGCCCTAGATGCACTTATGATTTCTGCGCAGAAATTTGAGAAGAAGCTCCAGCGCAAGGCGGATGCCTCCAAGTCCGCTCCGAAAGTCGTAGCAGCTGTATCTCAGGACGCAGGTGAGACTGAGGCCGCCGCCACGACCGAGTAA
- a CDS encoding DNA-binding transcriptional regulator gives MTAKPRKQPALRFKSGDDVSELRKKLGLNQTEFWNKLSVTQSGGSRYESGRSIPGPVRLLLHLTYGTEKQAGDLLDWLRQKE, from the coding sequence ATGACGGCAAAGCCGCGTAAGCAGCCAGCACTGCGCTTCAAAAGCGGTGATGATGTCAGCGAGTTGCGCAAGAAGCTCGGACTGAATCAAACGGAATTTTGGAATAAGTTATCCGTGACGCAGTCAGGAGGCTCGCGGTACGAATCCGGACGCAGCATTCCTGGCCCCGTTCGGCTGTTGCTGCACCTGACGTACGGCACCGAGAAGCAAGCCGGCGATTTGCTGGATTGGCTGCGCCAGAAGGAGTAG
- a CDS encoding DNA-processing protein DprA produces MLTELNNKLLTLVNLKGVGPATLRSLAAERDFLTASIFDLAIRNSKLAKALLPTGALEAAAMAAEKDILACERAGARIVSVLDDDFPKLLKDTADSPFFLYIKGQWPPNPLKSVAVIGTRQPTEHGGIIAKRITTYLSENGWSIVSGLATGCDAIAHRASLDRFGHTVAVLAHGLHTVTPKQHERLAAEILDRGGALVTEYAFGVDPIPPNFVKRDRIQAGLARGVVMVQSDLKGGSLHASRAALDYGRILAVPEPTERDLAKQEQKAEANRVMAFGSDSEKLELLKRSPRDNLEGLFILHGKDDYDKLVSSLEAA; encoded by the coding sequence ATGCTCACGGAACTTAACAACAAACTCCTTACACTCGTAAATCTAAAGGGGGTCGGTCCCGCAACCCTACGGAGTTTGGCTGCCGAGCGCGATTTTCTGACGGCTTCTATATTTGACCTCGCAATTCGAAATTCAAAGCTCGCCAAAGCGCTTCTTCCAACAGGTGCTTTAGAGGCCGCAGCGATGGCCGCCGAGAAGGATATCTTAGCGTGCGAACGTGCTGGCGCGCGAATTGTGAGTGTGCTAGATGACGACTTTCCTAAGCTACTCAAGGACACGGCAGACAGTCCATTCTTTTTGTACATCAAGGGTCAATGGCCACCGAATCCGCTGAAATCAGTTGCGGTAATAGGTACCCGGCAACCAACTGAGCATGGCGGGATTATTGCCAAGCGAATCACGACCTACTTATCTGAAAACGGATGGAGCATTGTTAGTGGCCTAGCTACTGGCTGCGATGCCATTGCTCATCGAGCTTCACTGGACCGTTTTGGCCATACGGTTGCTGTGCTGGCTCACGGGCTCCATACGGTCACACCGAAGCAGCATGAGAGGCTGGCGGCCGAGATACTGGATAGGGGCGGCGCCCTTGTTACCGAGTACGCCTTTGGGGTTGACCCGATTCCCCCAAATTTCGTTAAGCGCGACCGCATCCAGGCTGGCCTCGCGAGAGGCGTGGTTATGGTTCAGTCTGACCTAAAGGGCGGAAGTCTCCATGCTTCTCGTGCCGCCCTGGACTATGGCCGGATACTCGCGGTCCCGGAGCCAACAGAGCGAGACCTTGCAAAACAAGAGCAGAAAGCAGAAGCAAATCGAGTCATGGCTTTCGGGTCAGATAGCGAGAAGTTGGAACTCCTCAAGCGTTCCCCTCGCGACAACCTTGAAGGCCTGTTTATTCTTCACGGCAAAGATGATTATGATAAATTGGTATCTTCGCTTGAGGCGGCCTAA
- the ssb gene encoding single-stranded DNA-binding protein codes for MASINKVILVGNLGAAPEVQATGSGGQITTIRLATSDSWKDKSTGEKKEQTEWHRVVFFGKLAEIAGQYLTAGASVYVEGRLRTRKWQGQNGGDRYTTEIVADEMQMLGKRDTTAGTSFKGHSASPTATPRQPIKSDSYLPPAFDEDDPPF; via the coding sequence ATGGCATCCATCAACAAGGTCATCTTGGTCGGCAACCTAGGTGCGGCGCCAGAGGTTCAAGCAACTGGAAGTGGCGGGCAAATCACCACAATACGGCTGGCCACCAGTGACAGCTGGAAGGACAAGAGCACCGGAGAGAAGAAGGAGCAAACCGAGTGGCATCGAGTAGTGTTCTTCGGCAAACTGGCGGAGATTGCCGGTCAGTACCTAACGGCAGGGGCCTCCGTGTACGTCGAAGGCCGCCTGCGTACGCGAAAATGGCAGGGTCAGAACGGCGGGGACCGTTACACCACCGAGATAGTGGCGGATGAGATGCAAATGCTTGGTAAGCGAGACACCACAGCCGGCACCTCCTTCAAGGGGCACAGCGCGTCACCCACGGCGACACCAAGACAACCAATCAAATCTGACTCCTATCTACCACCTGCATTCGACGAAGATGACCCGCCGTTCTGA
- a CDS encoding SOS response-associated peptidase, protein MCNRYVSPEEAEMERFWHIGRRNQWPIQLEIFPRALGPFIRPRTAAAEYELVVGQWGLIPWFAKTSKLSYSTNNASFEEISSKASYKQSWAQGRCCIIPAFSFGEPCWESGHNVWWRFRRADGAPWGLAGLWNAWLDESTGEVIESYTMLTINADAHPVMSRMHRPDPRLPSDQQDKRSVVGIELADVQTWLSGSPTDAARLMHPPSVELIDAAPM, encoded by the coding sequence ATGTGCAATAGATACGTGTCTCCCGAGGAAGCGGAGATGGAGCGTTTCTGGCACATCGGCCGACGCAATCAATGGCCGATTCAGCTCGAAATCTTCCCGCGTGCGCTCGGCCCATTCATCCGCCCACGGACAGCCGCAGCCGAATACGAGCTGGTCGTCGGGCAGTGGGGACTAATCCCGTGGTTCGCTAAGACCTCGAAGTTATCGTACTCGACCAACAACGCCAGTTTCGAGGAGATATCCAGCAAGGCCTCGTACAAGCAGTCGTGGGCGCAGGGAAGATGTTGCATCATTCCGGCCTTCTCGTTCGGCGAGCCCTGCTGGGAGAGCGGGCATAACGTCTGGTGGAGATTCCGCCGTGCTGACGGAGCACCCTGGGGATTGGCTGGCCTCTGGAATGCGTGGCTGGACGAGAGCACCGGCGAGGTCATCGAGAGTTACACGATGCTCACTATCAATGCGGACGCGCATCCCGTGATGTCACGCATGCACCGCCCCGACCCGCGCTTACCTTCCGACCAACAGGACAAGCGCAGCGTCGTGGGCATCGAGCTCGCCGACGTTCAGACGTGGCTCTCCGGCTCGCCTACCGACGCCGCCCGATTAATGCATCCACCGTCGGTGGAACTCATCGATGCTGCTCCGATGTGA
- a CDS encoding DarT ssDNA thymidine ADP-ribosyltransferase family protein, with product MKTEPLAIAGPEFALFSEEKGDLIPLCQSMAVEHQTFGLGVVEEIAPRRGLPPLLSIHFSRSKKTSKFNLGAFKSGMISVVGLPVRLAGEFVTWQREAERLKAERAAEEEAIQAERARQREAARIAAEAEERLAFERRRDLETRVGSLVSQAVSVSPHASALEYMEKLETAQLEHYRRALPPRIEWLKEWAQRIAKGETGVEPAWSQGQAAAAYLQERGITHLWHFTDFRNLQPICEAGGLLSYLALEALEGRTVWLQSDDESQRRDKSLGRQDSVRLSFVPNSFFFQRVHRHARLVWLRFSTAVLSLGDVSYCHGNAASDYSYVASRPDALGLDWDLLKSFSGCRSPDGPPMSYPKRYASEWDDQERVRQEKKTINSEVLVKHFLSLDFCTGIFNALNGAQIQLIRTE from the coding sequence ATGAAAACCGAACCGCTTGCGATAGCTGGGCCCGAATTCGCGCTGTTTTCAGAGGAGAAGGGTGACCTAATACCTCTTTGTCAGTCCATGGCCGTGGAGCATCAGACGTTTGGCCTGGGAGTTGTCGAAGAGATTGCGCCGCGCCGAGGCCTGCCGCCTCTTCTCAGCATCCATTTCTCTCGCTCTAAGAAGACGAGCAAATTCAACCTCGGTGCCTTCAAGAGTGGGATGATTTCGGTGGTCGGACTGCCTGTGCGTCTGGCGGGAGAGTTCGTAACCTGGCAACGGGAAGCCGAACGACTCAAGGCGGAGCGGGCAGCGGAGGAAGAGGCGATACAGGCCGAGCGAGCGCGTCAGCGCGAAGCAGCTCGCATTGCGGCAGAAGCCGAAGAGAGGTTGGCCTTCGAGCGTCGTCGAGACTTGGAAACCCGTGTCGGGTCTCTCGTGAGTCAAGCAGTCAGCGTATCACCCCATGCATCAGCACTGGAGTACATGGAAAAGCTTGAAACTGCGCAGTTGGAGCATTACCGGCGAGCACTACCCCCTCGGATTGAGTGGCTGAAAGAGTGGGCACAGCGAATTGCAAAAGGAGAGACGGGCGTTGAGCCGGCGTGGTCGCAAGGGCAAGCAGCTGCTGCCTATCTTCAGGAGAGGGGAATTACGCATCTGTGGCACTTTACCGATTTCCGAAATCTGCAGCCTATTTGCGAGGCGGGCGGTCTCTTGAGCTACCTGGCGCTGGAAGCCTTGGAGGGTCGCACGGTGTGGCTGCAATCAGATGACGAATCCCAGCGACGAGATAAGAGTCTCGGCCGTCAAGATTCGGTCAGGCTCAGTTTTGTCCCCAATTCGTTCTTCTTTCAAAGAGTCCATCGCCATGCTCGCCTGGTTTGGCTTCGGTTTTCTACTGCCGTACTGTCACTGGGCGACGTGTCCTACTGCCACGGGAATGCTGCGTCGGATTACTCGTATGTGGCCAGCCGTCCTGACGCCCTCGGCTTGGATTGGGACCTGTTGAAATCCTTCAGTGGATGTCGCTCCCCGGATGGGCCACCGATGTCGTACCCTAAGCGATATGCCTCGGAATGGGACGACCAAGAGCGCGTGCGACAAGAGAAGAAGACGATAAACTCGGAAGTATTGGTCAAGCACTTTCTCTCCCTGGATTTCTGTACTGGTATTTTCAACGCGCTTAACGGCGCACAAATTCAGCTAATCCGGACTGAATAG
- a CDS encoding reverse transcriptase family protein, translating into MLYTVSRIPKGRGKFREIYIPSSEYRLELRSMLPVLDEILSRLDIYKFNYAFQKNRNCALNALQHIGYKCTLSMDLEGFFDSITPAHLSGLVPDNIIERCFINGHPRQGLPTSPAISNIAFLECDKQIILALQKLSIKIAYTRYADDLTVSFDDKKDSGKIKCILQQAAERCGFKINHQKTKLQESTNGRVVITGIAVDRNGLHATRRTKKNLRAAIHQQNKASVNGLTEWSRCKLPNDYFV; encoded by the coding sequence ATGCTTTACACCGTTTCGCGTATCCCGAAAGGGCGTGGGAAATTTAGAGAAATCTACATTCCTTCCTCGGAATATAGACTCGAGTTACGCAGCATGCTTCCTGTACTCGACGAGATATTGTCGCGATTAGATATTTACAAATTCAATTACGCCTTTCAGAAGAATAGGAACTGTGCACTCAATGCATTGCAGCACATCGGGTATAAATGCACTCTATCGATGGATTTAGAGGGTTTTTTTGATAGCATTACCCCGGCTCACCTCTCCGGCCTAGTTCCGGATAACATAATTGAGCGCTGCTTCATAAATGGCCACCCAAGGCAAGGGCTTCCAACCAGTCCGGCAATTTCTAACATAGCGTTTCTTGAGTGCGACAAGCAGATAATCTTGGCGCTGCAAAAACTTAGCATAAAGATTGCCTACACGAGATACGCCGACGACCTGACGGTAAGCTTTGACGACAAGAAAGACAGCGGGAAAATAAAATGTATTCTACAGCAGGCAGCAGAGCGATGCGGTTTCAAGATAAACCACCAGAAAACAAAACTTCAAGAAAGCACGAATGGGCGGGTAGTTATTACAGGAATTGCGGTCGATAGAAATGGCCTGCACGCAACAAGACGCACAAAAAAGAATTTGCGCGCAGCTATTCACCAACAAAACAAAGCTTCAGTAAATGGTCTAACCGAGTGGTCAAGATGCAAGCTGCCTAATGATTATTTTGTGTAG
- the yecR gene encoding YecR family lipoprotein produces MRMLLALALGALLSGCAVTRDWSASGGSRSDGVVRLAYDARELETVRVDEAQAVRLATQRCKSWGYTGAEAFGRATRQCTQFGGFSGCAQWTVTKEYQCTGTGTGVETIATGRPAVSSPTAAQNADLAPSRQSQDARTIPVSTGTSSAGPEQQEAERARGALASSGCQPTKLPVRFKQQNDTNFYEARCTDGRLVHALCTFGDCRLRTRDD; encoded by the coding sequence ATGAGAATGCTGCTTGCCCTTGCTCTAGGAGCGCTTCTTTCCGGTTGCGCCGTTACGAGGGACTGGAGCGCGAGCGGGGGCAGCCGTTCGGACGGAGTAGTACGGCTGGCGTACGATGCGCGTGAGTTGGAGACCGTCCGAGTCGATGAAGCTCAGGCGGTGAGGCTCGCCACTCAACGCTGCAAGTCCTGGGGCTACACCGGAGCGGAAGCATTCGGCCGCGCCACACGGCAGTGCACTCAGTTCGGCGGATTCAGCGGATGTGCTCAATGGACGGTAACAAAGGAGTATCAATGCACGGGAACCGGGACGGGCGTTGAAACTATCGCGACTGGACGACCTGCAGTGTCCTCCCCAACTGCTGCCCAGAACGCAGACCTTGCACCATCGCGCCAAAGTCAGGATGCTCGGACCATACCTGTGAGCACAGGCACTAGCTCAGCGGGACCGGAGCAGCAGGAAGCAGAACGCGCGCGGGGCGCTCTCGCGAGCAGCGGCTGCCAACCGACGAAACTACCCGTCCGGTTCAAGCAACAGAACGACACGAACTTCTACGAGGCTCGCTGCACGGACGGGCGTCTCGTCCATGCCCTTTGTACATTTGGTGATTGCCGGCTGAGAACTCGCGACGACTGA
- a CDS encoding LexA family transcriptional regulator — protein sequence MSGAQVTPAVVPIPSGGGLSALWATKLPFVPCLIPLGLSPVAAGFPSPAADYEDRRLDVSEYLIRNPVSTFFFRVSGDSMVDAEIFDGDMLVVDRSVTPQHGHIVVAFLRGERLVKRLEKRGERVVLCSANQAYPDFEVRSGDELAVWGVVVGKFKRFL from the coding sequence ATGAGTGGAGCGCAAGTTACGCCGGCTGTGGTGCCCATACCTAGTGGCGGCGGGCTGTCTGCCCTCTGGGCAACCAAACTGCCATTCGTCCCGTGCCTCATTCCCCTGGGTTTGTCGCCGGTTGCTGCGGGCTTTCCGTCGCCGGCAGCCGACTACGAGGACCGGCGCCTCGATGTCTCCGAATACCTCATCCGCAATCCGGTCTCGACCTTCTTCTTTCGCGTGTCCGGCGATTCCATGGTCGATGCTGAAATCTTCGACGGTGACATGCTCGTTGTGGACCGCAGTGTGACGCCGCAGCACGGGCACATCGTCGTTGCCTTCCTGCGTGGGGAGCGCCTAGTCAAGCGACTGGAGAAGCGGGGAGAACGCGTGGTTCTGTGTTCCGCAAACCAGGCCTACCCTGATTTCGAAGTCCGAAGCGGGGATGAGCTTGCCGTCTGGGGTGTCGTAGTCGGCAAGTTCAAGCGCTTTCTGTAG
- a CDS encoding methyl-accepting chemotaxis protein — protein MPIKVQKLFVFAVILKVGFSGLGWYLSDPWVLGLALPLTVMALYIGLGARRSDKDVSDEKFADSCYYIGFIFTITSIIFSLFDLPQIGAKMSEIAVRFGVAMVSTVVGLAVRVYLVSFKQDLNDAVAAAEEGVIDATNRLREQLTIALEKMREFDSRVDEATKTTIANVSVGVEKLTESYGEKLTDFFEDLAQENKEAFASALNEVKTASNRLSDSVDGYSAAMRTNLQSIEAKVTDFAAAVTKRLQETTFPDDYFAKRLEGPLAKLGGSTEEMARHITGVSSDVASSVTGIRTALAELRSRAGEIDDALSRVTELCNTQERIVTGAQTQVDTLGIVSDTLRAAQRDIGRVSEAVVTQTQVLERHVDESRSQTVGLSASAKELATIGQAIAQTNRGVSEQQAGIQQVLAGLSVQTTSAESINAAIQGMLERLAAVATEFPQVRHALTAAQAEWVSVGKNIAAFERATGELTQRLSHVEVKVHIGNAAKLGVVDDFGSYVTPEVPDFKSTAERLPA, from the coding sequence ATGCCGATTAAGGTCCAAAAACTCTTTGTTTTCGCTGTAATTCTAAAGGTTGGCTTTTCCGGCCTTGGATGGTACCTCTCGGACCCATGGGTTTTGGGTCTTGCACTGCCCCTCACAGTCATGGCGCTGTATATTGGCTTGGGAGCAAGAAGGAGCGATAAGGACGTCTCGGACGAAAAATTTGCTGATTCTTGCTACTACATCGGTTTCATCTTCACCATCACGTCCATCATCTTCAGCCTCTTTGACCTCCCACAGATTGGCGCGAAGATGTCAGAGATTGCCGTACGGTTCGGTGTCGCGATGGTAAGTACCGTCGTTGGCCTTGCTGTCCGGGTGTATCTCGTCAGCTTCAAGCAGGACTTGAACGACGCCGTGGCCGCCGCCGAGGAAGGGGTTATCGACGCTACGAATAGGCTCCGTGAGCAATTAACCATCGCCTTGGAGAAGATGCGCGAGTTCGACTCGCGCGTAGACGAGGCTACCAAGACGACGATTGCGAATGTCTCGGTGGGGGTTGAGAAGCTGACGGAATCCTACGGGGAGAAACTTACCGATTTCTTCGAGGACCTGGCTCAGGAGAACAAGGAGGCGTTCGCTAGCGCGCTGAATGAGGTGAAGACTGCCAGCAACCGGCTCTCAGATTCGGTGGACGGATATTCGGCCGCAATGCGTACCAACCTCCAGAGCATCGAGGCCAAGGTCACCGACTTCGCGGCCGCAGTCACGAAGCGCCTGCAGGAAACCACCTTCCCCGACGACTATTTCGCGAAGCGGTTGGAAGGTCCCTTGGCCAAACTGGGCGGAAGCACTGAAGAGATGGCGCGTCACATCACGGGGGTTTCGAGTGACGTCGCCTCGTCGGTGACCGGCATCCGCACAGCCCTCGCGGAGTTGCGGTCACGCGCCGGCGAAATTGACGACGCCTTGTCGCGCGTCACCGAACTCTGCAATACGCAGGAACGCATCGTCACCGGCGCACAGACGCAGGTTGATACCCTAGGCATCGTCTCGGACACCCTGAGGGCCGCACAACGGGATATCGGCAGGGTGTCAGAAGCAGTGGTTACGCAAACGCAGGTGTTGGAGCGACACGTGGACGAAAGCCGGAGTCAGACGGTAGGCTTGTCCGCCTCTGCCAAGGAGCTCGCGACCATCGGCCAAGCGATAGCGCAAACCAACAGAGGTGTCAGCGAGCAGCAAGCGGGCATCCAACAGGTCCTCGCAGGACTGAGTGTACAAACGACGAGCGCTGAATCGATTAACGCAGCAATCCAGGGAATGCTTGAGCGCCTGGCAGCCGTCGCCACGGAATTTCCGCAGGTCCGCCACGCCTTGACGGCGGCCCAAGCCGAATGGGTATCGGTGGGTAAGAACATCGCCGCATTCGAGCGGGCGACTGGGGAACTCACTCAGCGGTTGAGCCACGTTGAGGTGAAGGTGCATATCGGCAACGCGGCCAAGCTTGGTGTCGTCGATGACTTCGGGTCGTACGTCACACCCGAGGTGCCCGACTTCAAGTCCACCGCGGAACGTCTTCCCGCCTGA
- a CDS encoding thermonuclease family protein, which translates to MQTSMRVYRALLTATLMCLTDLAPAGIYSGRVVAIADGDTLTVRDTANVQHKVRLSGIDAPEKRQPFGNVSRQHLAELVFGRYVAIEYHKVDRYGRELGKVLVADRDANLAQIRAGLAWHYKRYEGEQPSRDRAEYSDAETEARVARRGLWHDSTPVAPWDFRRH; encoded by the coding sequence ATGCAGACCTCGATGCGCGTGTATCGTGCCTTACTTACAGCTACGCTAATGTGCCTGACAGACTTGGCGCCGGCCGGCATCTACTCTGGCCGAGTTGTAGCTATCGCCGACGGCGACACACTGACGGTACGCGATACCGCGAACGTTCAGCATAAGGTTCGCCTCTCGGGAATCGACGCACCAGAGAAACGACAGCCATTCGGGAATGTCTCCCGTCAGCACCTTGCTGAACTCGTCTTCGGCCGGTACGTTGCCATCGAGTATCACAAAGTCGACCGTTACGGTCGGGAACTTGGGAAGGTGCTGGTGGCCGACCGGGACGCTAACCTTGCTCAAATCCGAGCTGGACTCGCATGGCACTACAAGCGCTACGAAGGCGAGCAACCTTCTAGAGACCGCGCCGAATACTCTGACGCTGAAACTGAAGCGCGTGTGGCAAGGCGCGGTTTATGGCACGACTCTACCCCAGTGGCCCCATGGGACTTCAGGAGGCATTGA
- a CDS encoding HAD family hydrolase yields MMADSLGAEWVIRNKTTLPWSVLIGARISTKNGQELRVNHVDECPWPGGPIFWVSAATGAGRGQAPYTIDEFTSGFFEALHLAPEHIQALKTVYGEEETLRTSGEADEEDIWDQRQGRLDGQDVVTSHPDIGNGGLNHLRQFDLLLFDLDNTLLESGHLESFRNRENLGEQAAGYYERLLSEARTLVHLIPEELLLNLRSNFPGLRLGVFTRAPKSYAVSLLQCCFPNIHWDCIITFEDVLGRTKPKPDGIFKAALATGVEDMARVAFIGDDWRDLLAAYHAGAHAVLFNRGWGPLALKRDNVKRNEHYRALAQMPDAKLDDAMDLMSLILEPSRFLPALEAWIAGVNGIGQELPMRVDVRNHFNDLDKDIALNWVEVHALGRYFPTTATANFPYFERRDTLTTAILNAKDGMPYPDTWADCCAEYVWNYSEKLLPWDGQLVVCPIPSRPDPENNAGSGRLIELLGRIRDRLHTRRELNISIYNGVLEYRQGAVKNKSLDRERRFLNVRDHLFVANKAAVKGRTVLVLDDVVTSGASFYYASRYLRKAGADDVHCLALAHTIS; encoded by the coding sequence ATGATGGCGGACAGTCTCGGCGCTGAATGGGTGATAAGAAACAAGACGACCCTACCATGGTCGGTTCTTATAGGGGCACGAATTTCTACGAAGAATGGCCAGGAGCTTCGAGTCAACCACGTCGATGAATGCCCTTGGCCAGGCGGCCCCATCTTTTGGGTGAGTGCGGCTACAGGCGCCGGTCGTGGTCAGGCTCCGTACACAATTGACGAGTTCACCTCGGGCTTCTTTGAGGCCCTCCATCTAGCGCCGGAGCACATCCAAGCATTAAAGACTGTGTATGGGGAAGAGGAGACTCTGAGAACCTCTGGAGAGGCGGACGAAGAGGATATATGGGACCAGAGGCAGGGACGGCTGGATGGGCAAGATGTAGTCACGTCACATCCAGACATCGGAAACGGCGGGCTTAACCATCTGAGACAGTTTGACCTGCTGCTGTTTGACCTCGACAACACCCTGCTTGAAAGCGGACACCTTGAATCCTTCCGAAACCGAGAAAATCTCGGGGAACAAGCCGCAGGATACTACGAGCGATTGCTGAGCGAGGCGCGAACACTGGTCCACCTAATTCCTGAAGAACTTTTACTCAATCTACGAAGCAATTTCCCCGGGTTGCGCTTGGGGGTATTCACAAGGGCGCCCAAATCGTATGCAGTATCACTTCTGCAATGCTGCTTTCCAAATATTCACTGGGACTGCATTATCACGTTTGAGGATGTCCTTGGGCGCACGAAGCCTAAACCGGACGGTATTTTCAAGGCAGCATTGGCCACTGGCGTGGAAGATATGGCGCGAGTCGCATTTATTGGCGACGACTGGCGAGACTTGCTCGCCGCCTACCATGCCGGAGCTCATGCCGTTTTGTTCAATCGGGGATGGGGACCTTTGGCTCTCAAACGAGACAATGTCAAAAGGAATGAACATTATCGGGCATTGGCGCAGATGCCGGATGCAAAGCTAGATGACGCTATGGACCTGATGAGTCTAATTCTTGAGCCTAGCCGTTTCTTGCCCGCCCTCGAGGCGTGGATTGCAGGTGTAAATGGCATTGGCCAAGAGCTTCCGATGCGGGTTGATGTCCGCAATCATTTCAACGACCTTGATAAAGACATCGCACTAAACTGGGTTGAAGTTCATGCCTTGGGCCGCTACTTTCCAACAACAGCCACTGCAAACTTTCCTTATTTCGAACGGCGCGACACGCTCACCACTGCCATTCTAAACGCAAAGGATGGAATGCCCTATCCGGACACATGGGCTGACTGTTGCGCTGAGTATGTATGGAATTACTCAGAAAAATTACTTCCATGGGATGGTCAACTTGTAGTTTGCCCAATTCCTTCCCGTCCAGACCCGGAGAATAACGCCGGTTCTGGCCGTCTGATAGAACTACTTGGTCGAATACGGGACCGCTTGCATACGCGCCGAGAGCTAAACATCAGTATCTATAACGGAGTCTTGGAATACCGCCAAGGAGCAGTCAAAAACAAGTCTTTGGACCGAGAGCGGCGCTTTCTGAATGTGCGGGACCACCTATTCGTTGCGAACAAGGCTGCGGTGAAAGGCCGGACGGTGCTTGTCCTGGATGATGTAGTTACGTCAGGCGCTTCCTTCTATTACGCTAGTCGGTACCTGCGAAAGGCAGGCGCCGACGATGTCCATTGCTTAGCGCTGGCACATACGATTTCTTAA